The Gemmatimonadota bacterium DH-78 region GGGCTTCTCGAGTGGGAAGCCGAGGATTCGAACCCGATCCCGGAGCGGGGCGGGGCGCCGATGCGTCGCTTCCGGACGACCGCCGAGGGACGCCGCGCACTCCGCGTGTCGCGCGACGCACTGCTCAACCTGTGGGAGGGCGTCGAGCCCGATCTGGAGAACGCCTGATGTCGGGCCGGCCTCCGCGCGCGGCGGAGCGGCTTCTCAGGGCCTGCCTCGGGTCTACCGACGCGGCCGACTTCATCGTCGGCGACCTGCGGCAGGAGTACGCGGCCCTGCGTGCCCGAAGCGGTCGTGTGGTGGCGGCTGTCTGGTACTGGCGGGAGGCCGCGACCGTGGGCGTGCGCTACGTGGGGCGCGGGGCCGGGGGCCCCTCGCTGGTGGCGGATGTCGGCGGGGGCGTGAAGAGTGCATTGCGCGTCTTCCGCACCGCCCCGGGCTTCGCCGGAGCGGTGGTGATGACTCTCGCGCTCGGGCTCGGCGTGAATGCCACCATGTTCGGCGCGGTCGACCGGGTGCTGCTGAGCCCGCCCGAGCATGTGGTCGACCACCGCGACCTTCGATTCCTGCACCTCTCCGGGCTGGGCTCGCGCTCGCTCAACTTTCCTCGCGCCTACGCCTTTCCCGAGTACGAGGCGATCCGCGAAGTGGCCGTGCTCGACGGCGCGGCCGTATTCAGTCCGCGGCGGGGCGCGACCATGGGGTCCGGCCCGGAGGCGCGCCGGGTGGTCGTGCAGGACGTCTCGGCCGAGTTCATGCCTCTTCTGGGGGTCGTCCCCTCGGAGGGTCGGTTCTTCGACGCCGCCGATGATCGCCCGGGAGCTCCGCCGGTGGCCGTGATCTCGCACGGCTTTCGGGAGCGGGAGTTCGGAAACGTCCCCGATGTCGTGGGGCGCACGGTCGCTGTCGGCTCCCACCGCTACGAAGTGGTCGGCGTGACGCCACCCGGCTTCACCGGATCCGAGCTCCAGCCGATCGACATCTGGCTGCCGCTGCGCATGAACGTGAGGCTCACCGCCACCTGGGACGTGCTCGGGTCTCGCGGCGCGCGGTGGTTCCGGGTGGTCGTTCGGCTCGCGGACGGGGTGGACGATGCCGCCGCCGAGGCTCGTCTCACCGAGGCGCACACCGCCGCGGTCTCGGCCTGGCTCGATGCCGGTGGTGAGGGCGGCGACGAGACGGTCGGGGGCCGGGTCCACACGGGCGCGTTTCTGATGGCGCTCGGGCCCTCGGGCGACACGAGCAGTCGGCTCACCGTCTGGCTCGGGGGGGTGAGCCTGCTCGTGCTCCTCATCGCCTGCGCCAACGTGGCCAACCTGATGCTCGCCCGCGGCCTCGACCGCCAGCGGGAGCGGGCACTGCACATGGCCTTCGGCGTCGGGCGCCGCCGCCTCGTGGTGCAGGCCCTCGCCGAGGCACTCCTGCTCGCCGGCGTCGGTGGAGCGGCCGCGCTGCTGATGGCGCACTGGAGTGGGCGAGCCCTCTACGGGGTGCTGCTGCCCGCGATTCCGCTCCCCGCCCCGGTCGTGAACATGCGTCTACTCGCGTTCCTCGGTGCCGTGGTCCTGCTCACGACCGTCGTCGCCGGACTTCTGCCGGCCCTTCAGGCGATTCGCACCAGCCCCGGCGATGTGCTTCGTCGGACCCGGCGCGGGATGTCCCGGTCGAGGGGGCGGGTGCGCGGTCTTCTCACCCTCGGGCAGGTGAGCCTGTCGACGGTGCTGCTGGTCGGGGCGGGGCTCTTCGTGCAGAGCCTGCGAAACAGCCTCGCGGTCGACGTGGGGTTCGATCCCGATCCGCTGATCAATGTCGAGTTCGAGATGGCCTCGAGCGCCGAGCCGGGCGCCCTCGACGCGCTCGTGCGGGAGGCGAGTCGAGCCCTCGCCTCGATGCCCGGCGTGACCGGGGTGACGGCCTCCTGGGATTCGCGCCCTCTCTACGGGTGGAACGAGGACTCCTCGATGCGGCCGAGCCGACTCGACTCGATTCCCCCGCTGGCGGGCGGCGGGCCCTACATCTACGCCGGTACGGAGGGGTACGCCGAGACCGCGGGACTGCGGATCGTCGAGGGCCGCGCCTTTCGTGCCGAGGACTACGCGACAGGGGCTGCACCGGTGATCATGGTGAGCCGGTCGTTCGCCGAGGGCGCGTGGCCCGGAGCCGACCCGCTTCGCGAGTGCGTGTCGCTGCGCGCCGACCAGGGGCATGGGCCCTGCCGACCGGTGGTGGGGGTCTACGAGGATCTCATGGTGCATTCCCTGGGCGACCGGGGCCTCTGGTCGGCCACCTGGCCCCTCGCTCCGGATGCCGAAGGGCTGCGGGGACTCCTCCTGCGCATCGAGGGCGAGGCGGATGACCACGTCCAGCCCATTCGCGATCGCCTCGCCGGTCTCTCTGCCGACCTGCGCTACGTGCACGTGCTGCCGATGGCGGCCAGGGTCGAGCGCCTACGGGGATCCTGGCGGGTGGGCGCGACCCTCTTCTCCATCTTCGGCGCGCTCGCACTGATGGTCGCGTCTCTCGGCCTCTACAGCGTGCTCGCCTTCTCGGTGGCGCGCCGGAGTCGCGAGATCGGCATTCGGTCGGCCCTCGGTGCCCGTCGCCTGAATCTCGTGGCGATGGTGCTCGGACGGGCCGGAGTTCTGCTCGCGGGCGGACTCCTCTCGGGGATCGGGGTCGCAGCGGTGGCGGGTCGCGTCATGGATGTGCTCCTGTTCGGCGTGCCTGCGCTGAACCCCGCAGTGTTCGTCGCGGTCGCGGGCGTACTCGGCGCAGCCGGCCTCCTGGCGGCCTGGATCCCGGCCTGGCGGGCCACCGCCATCGACCCCGTCGGGGCCATGGCCGCCGAGTAGGCGGGCTCAGGTGTCGGCGTCGGCCAGCCGAGCAGCGATCGCGGCGTGCCCCGCGTGCCGCGCCCAGTCGAGGGGTGTGCCTGCGTGGACCGTGTCGCGCACATCGGTGCGGGCGCCGGCCTCGAGCAGCAGGTCCACCACCTTCGCGTGGCCCGCGAAGGCGGCCTGGTGCAGCGGAGTGGAGTGCGGGTGAGCCCCCGGCGGGTTGAAGCGGCCGGGGTCGGCGCCTCGGGCCAGCAACGCACGTACCACCGCGGCCTGCCCGTGCTGGGCGGCGAGCGCGAAGGCGCGGTGCCGCGCGTCGTCGTCGGCGGTGTCCCACAGCGCTGCGACCCGGTCGATCAGACCCAGCGCCGCGGCGGTATCGACGGTGCGCACCGGTGCTCCCGCGTCGACGAGCCGCAGAGCGGTGTCGAGGTAGCCGAACGAAAGAGCGACGTCGAGGGGCGCCCGCTCACCCTCTACCGCGGGGTGCAGGGTGGCCCCGCGCTCGGCGAGCAGCAGTGCCAGGTCGGCCTGAACGCCCGCCTCCGCAGGGTGCACACTCGAGACCAGTAGGCTCAGGGTGGTGCAGTCCCCGCCGTACGCGCGGGCGGTCGCGGAGGGGTCGGCTCCGGCGTCGAGCAGGAGGCGCCCGACCGCCAGGGCGCTCGAAGGGCTCCGCTGGCGCTCGAGTTCCAGGCCGTTTGCCGAGAGGTAGTGCAGGAGGGTGGCCCGGTGCCTTCGCACCGACCGCGCGGATACGAGGGTGGGGTCGAGTTCGAGGCGCTCGCTCAGGCGGGCGAGCGCCCCATCCACCACCGCATCGGCGGCTTCCTCGAAGGATCGCACGGGCCCTGCCCGGCTCACCTCGCGGGTGAAGGCCACCATGGAGTCCCAGTTCTCGAACGCACGCGATCGCGCGAGCACGAGACGCGCATCGGGGAGCCCGAGTCGGGGGGCCCGATCCCGCGCCTCGGCGAAGGAGCCGTGCACGAGTTCGGGGTGATTCCACTTGAAGAGGTGCAGCGCACCGTCGTCCCCCTCCCGCAGTGCCGCGAGCAGCGCCGTGGCCCGGGCCTCGCAGTCGGTGTGCGAGGCGTCGAACGGGAGGGGGACGAGGGGCACGCTACTCGTAGCGCAGCGCCACCATCGGATCCACCCGCGAGGCGCGCCGCGCCGGCAGGTAACCGGCGACGAAGGCCACCCCCGCGATGAGCAGGGGGGTGAGGCCGAAGACGACCGGATCGGTGCCCTCCACGCCGTAGAGGAGCGACTCCGCGAGGCCCGCGAGGAACCAGGCCGCGACCAGTCCGACGGCCACGCCACCCACCGTCATCACCAGCACCTGGCGCAGCACCAGGCCGCGGACCGAACCGCCGCCGGCCCCGAGCGCCATGCGGATGCCGATCTCCCGCGTGCGGCGTGCGACGGTGAAGCTGAGCACCCCGTAGAGGCCCACCGCGGCGAGCAGGGTGGCGAGAATCGCGAAGCTGGCCGACAGCGACCCGATGAAGCGATCGAGCACGACGGTCTCCCGAATCTGGTCGTCGAGCATGCGCAGATCCTCGAGAGGCAGGTTCGGGTCGAGGGCCGCCATGCGGTTGCGGATCTCGGGGATCACGAGCTCGGTGTCGGTGCCCACCCGCACGTAGTAGTTCAACTCCACCATGCCCTCCTCCTGCAGCCGGGCGAGGTTGAACACGGGCGGCACCTCGTCCTTCACGTCGGAATACTTGGCGTCGGCCACCACGCCGACGATCTCGATGTCGAGTTCGACGTCGGTGCCCGTGCCGCGCGCCATGCGCTTGCCCACCGCGGTGCGCGGGTCGAGGCCGAAGGTGCGCGCGAAGGTCTCGTTGATCACCGCGACCGGGGCGTTGTCGAGGGCGTCGGCTCGGGTGAACTCGCGCCCCGCGACCAGCGGAATGCCCATCATCGAAAAGAAGCCGGGGCCCACTGCGTTGTACCGCGAATTGGCCTCCACCCCGGGCTCCCACGCGTAGCCCTCGACCGAGACGTCGTTGCCCCAGCTGCTGCCGGCGAGCACCGGCACCATCGAGGTGGCCACGCCGGTCACGCCGGCGATGGCCGCGATCTGCTCCTCGGCCTGGTCGAAGAGGGCGCGCGACTCCTCGTTTGAGTAGCCGTTGAGCGAGGGGGCGATGGTGAACTGCACCACCTGCTCGGTGTCCTGTCCGAGGTCGACGGACGACACGTTCACGAGACTGCGCGCGAAGAGACCCGCGCTCACGAGCAGGGCGACCGACAGGGCGATCTGCGCCGTGACGAGGGCCGAGCGGAACCGCGAGGCGGAGCGGGCGCCCGAGTCCTTGCCGGAACCGGCGCGGATCAGCGTCGCGAGGTCGGTGCGGGTGGCGTGCAGCGCGGGATAGAGGCCGAAGAGGAGGCCCGTTCCGATCGCCACCACGGCGGTGAAGCCGAGCACG contains the following coding sequences:
- a CDS encoding helix-turn-helix transcriptional regulator, giving the protein MSPGHIGEFEQMVLLAVLQAGEEAYAPTIREVLEEKAGRSVSRGALYRTFDRMAAKGLLEWEAEDSNPIPERGGAPMRRFRTTAEGRRALRVSRDALLNLWEGVEPDLENA
- a CDS encoding ADOP family duplicated permease — protein: MSGRPPRAAERLLRACLGSTDAADFIVGDLRQEYAALRARSGRVVAAVWYWREAATVGVRYVGRGAGGPSLVADVGGGVKSALRVFRTAPGFAGAVVMTLALGLGVNATMFGAVDRVLLSPPEHVVDHRDLRFLHLSGLGSRSLNFPRAYAFPEYEAIREVAVLDGAAVFSPRRGATMGSGPEARRVVVQDVSAEFMPLLGVVPSEGRFFDAADDRPGAPPVAVISHGFREREFGNVPDVVGRTVAVGSHRYEVVGVTPPGFTGSELQPIDIWLPLRMNVRLTATWDVLGSRGARWFRVVVRLADGVDDAAAEARLTEAHTAAVSAWLDAGGEGGDETVGGRVHTGAFLMALGPSGDTSSRLTVWLGGVSLLVLLIACANVANLMLARGLDRQRERALHMAFGVGRRRLVVQALAEALLLAGVGGAAALLMAHWSGRALYGVLLPAIPLPAPVVNMRLLAFLGAVVLLTTVVAGLLPALQAIRTSPGDVLRRTRRGMSRSRGRVRGLLTLGQVSLSTVLLVGAGLFVQSLRNSLAVDVGFDPDPLINVEFEMASSAEPGALDALVREASRALASMPGVTGVTASWDSRPLYGWNEDSSMRPSRLDSIPPLAGGGPYIYAGTEGYAETAGLRIVEGRAFRAEDYATGAAPVIMVSRSFAEGAWPGADPLRECVSLRADQGHGPCRPVVGVYEDLMVHSLGDRGLWSATWPLAPDAEGLRGLLLRIEGEADDHVQPIRDRLAGLSADLRYVHVLPMAARVERLRGSWRVGATLFSIFGALALMVASLGLYSVLAFSVARRSREIGIRSALGARRLNLVAMVLGRAGVLLAGGLLSGIGVAAVAGRVMDVLLFGVPALNPAVFVAVAGVLGAAGLLAAWIPAWRATAIDPVGAMAAE
- a CDS encoding ankyrin repeat domain-containing protein, with the translated sequence MPLVPLPFDASHTDCEARATALLAALREGDDGALHLFKWNHPELVHGSFAEARDRAPRLGLPDARLVLARSRAFENWDSMVAFTREVSRAGPVRSFEEAADAVVDGALARLSERLELDPTLVSARSVRRHRATLLHYLSANGLELERQRSPSSALAVGRLLLDAGADPSATARAYGGDCTTLSLLVSSVHPAEAGVQADLALLLAERGATLHPAVEGERAPLDVALSFGYLDTALRLVDAGAPVRTVDTAAALGLIDRVAALWDTADDDARHRAFALAAQHGQAAVVRALLARGADPGRFNPPGAHPHSTPLHQAAFAGHAKVVDLLLEAGARTDVRDTVHAGTPLDWARHAGHAAIAARLADADT
- a CDS encoding ABC transporter permease, giving the protein MKSFKLAVRSLLRTPFVTGVAVLSLALGIGANAAIYSLMDALLLRSLPVSQPERLVNIAVPGPNPGSQSCGAAGGCDEVLSYPMLHDLIDLETPSVAGVAGHVPFGVNLAYDGRTTSGVGSQVTGSYFPVLGVRPALGRLFGPEDDTEIGGHFVAVLGHDYWQNELGGDPGVLNRSIVINGTSLTVVGVADAGFRGTVLGATPDVYVPMTMRGTLQTWFDGWEDRRWYWAYAFARLAPGATMEQAEQEMSAYYNGIIREIEAPLQGSMTEATMEQFRNKQIVLAEGFRGQSNTHGEVETPLRLLMGITALVLIIACANIANLLLARGAARSTEIAVRGSLGATRGDLLRQLMLESLVLATASGAAGLAFGWVTIQMLTRFIPPEVLQGLSVGLNPSVLGFTAVVAIGTGLLFGLYPALHATRTDLATLIRAGSGKDSGARSASRFRSALVTAQIALSVALLVSAGLFARSLVNVSSVDLGQDTEQVVQFTIAPSLNGYSNEESRALFDQAEEQIAAIAGVTGVATSMVPVLAGSSWGNDVSVEGYAWEPGVEANSRYNAVGPGFFSMMGIPLVAGREFTRADALDNAPVAVINETFARTFGLDPRTAVGKRMARGTGTDVELDIEIVGVVADAKYSDVKDEVPPVFNLARLQEEGMVELNYYVRVGTDTELVIPEIRNRMAALDPNLPLEDLRMLDDQIRETVVLDRFIGSLSASFAILATLLAAVGLYGVLSFTVARRTREIGIRMALGAGGGSVRGLVLRQVLVMTVGGVAVGLVAAWFLAGLAESLLYGVEGTDPVVFGLTPLLIAGVAFVAGYLPARRASRVDPMVALRYE